A region from the Variovorax sp. RKNM96 genome encodes:
- a CDS encoding TRAP transporter substrate-binding protein codes for MNSLTRRSALRTLSALPAAGIVSAVPRIARAAEFSYKYGNNLPLSHPLNVRAQEAADRIAKETKGRVEIKIFPNNQLGGDTDMLAQVRSGGIEFFTPSALVIATLVPVAAINAVGFAFNDYGQVWAAMDGKVGAHVRGAIAKSRLYAFEKMWDNGFRQTTSSKAAVANAKDMDGLKIRVPVSPLSISMFKGLGAAPASLQFSEVYSALQTKIVDAQENPLPIIQVAKLFEVQKFCSLTNHIWDGYWFIANGRAWDALPDDLKTIVARAINDAGMQQREDIKKLNESVVGDLQAKGLTINRPTADSFRAKLRESGFYGEWKGRFGPEAWALLEGTVGKLA; via the coding sequence ATGAACTCGCTGACCCGCCGCAGTGCCTTGCGCACGCTTTCCGCCCTCCCCGCTGCCGGCATCGTGTCGGCCGTGCCGCGCATCGCGCGCGCCGCGGAGTTCTCGTACAAGTACGGCAACAACCTGCCGCTGAGCCATCCGCTGAACGTGCGCGCGCAGGAAGCCGCGGACCGCATCGCCAAGGAAACCAAGGGCCGGGTCGAGATCAAGATCTTCCCGAACAACCAGCTCGGCGGCGACACCGACATGCTCGCGCAGGTGCGCTCGGGCGGCATCGAGTTCTTCACGCCCTCGGCGCTCGTCATCGCGACGCTCGTGCCGGTGGCGGCCATCAACGCGGTGGGTTTCGCGTTCAACGACTACGGCCAGGTGTGGGCCGCGATGGACGGCAAGGTCGGCGCCCACGTGCGCGGCGCCATCGCCAAGTCGCGCCTCTACGCCTTCGAGAAGATGTGGGACAACGGCTTCCGCCAGACCACCAGCAGCAAGGCCGCCGTCGCGAACGCGAAGGACATGGACGGCCTGAAGATCCGCGTGCCGGTGAGCCCGCTGTCGATCTCGATGTTCAAGGGCCTGGGCGCCGCGCCCGCGAGCCTGCAGTTCAGCGAGGTCTATTCCGCGCTGCAAACGAAGATCGTCGATGCGCAGGAGAACCCGCTGCCCATCATCCAGGTCGCCAAGCTCTTCGAGGTGCAGAAGTTCTGCTCGCTCACCAACCACATCTGGGACGGCTACTGGTTCATCGCCAACGGCCGCGCGTGGGACGCCTTGCCCGACGACCTGAAGACCATCGTCGCGCGCGCCATCAACGACGCCGGCATGCAGCAGCGCGAAGACATCAAGAAGCTCAACGAATCGGTCGTCGGCGACCTGCAGGCCAAGGGCCTCACCATCAACCGCCCGACCGCCGACAGCTTCCGCGCGAAGCTGCGCGAATCGGGTTTCTACGGCGAATGGAAGGGCCGCTTCGGCCCCGAGGCCTGGGCGCTGCTCGAAGGCACCGTCGGCAAGCTGGCCTGA
- a CDS encoding TRAP transporter large permease subunit: protein MVHESTFEAAPFVGAGPSANALSGIAGRADRVLGGAVEAVAALLVLAEICVLFAGVVSRYVFHAPLVWSDELASILFLWLSMLGAVVALRRGEHMRMTALLQKVTPSTRAMLDAFAIAASVAFLVLIIWPSIDYAHEESFIVTPALEISNAWRAAAIPAGIGIMLVMALLRLVRVCTGRQIAVAVLGMAALVGAFWLAAPLFATLGKFNLVIFFVVVVAATVLSGVPIAFSFALATFGYLALTTRTPLLVMVGRLDEGMSHLILLAVPLFIFLGALIEMTGMARAMIQFLASLLGHVRGGLSYVLIGAMYLVSGISGSKIADMAAIAPVLFPEMVKRGAKPGDLVALLSATGAQTETIPPSIVLITIGSVTGISIAALFTGGLLPAVVLGAALCVVVWWRYRREDLSGVQRYSKREIGKLLMVALPAVLLPFVIRAAVVEGVATATEVSTIGIVYSALVGLFVYRQFDWKRLKPMLIDTASLSGAIIFIVGCATAMAWGLTQSGFSQDLARIMGALPGGAYGFLAVSIVAFIVLGSVLEGIPAIVLFGPLLFPIAKAAGVHEVHYAMVVIFSMGIGLFAPPFGVGYYGACAVSKVNPDEGIKHIWGYIAAMLVGLVIVAAFPWFSTGFLKF from the coding sequence ATGGTGCATGAATCCACTTTCGAGGCGGCCCCGTTCGTGGGCGCCGGCCCTTCGGCCAACGCGCTGAGCGGCATCGCCGGGCGCGCCGACCGCGTGCTCGGCGGCGCTGTCGAGGCGGTGGCTGCACTGCTGGTGCTGGCCGAAATCTGCGTGCTGTTCGCGGGCGTGGTGTCGCGCTACGTGTTCCATGCGCCGCTGGTGTGGTCGGACGAACTCGCGTCGATCCTCTTCCTCTGGCTCTCGATGCTGGGCGCCGTGGTGGCGCTGCGGCGCGGCGAGCACATGCGCATGACGGCGCTGCTGCAGAAGGTCACGCCCTCGACGCGGGCCATGCTCGATGCCTTCGCCATCGCCGCATCGGTCGCGTTCCTGGTGCTCATCATCTGGCCGTCGATCGACTACGCGCACGAAGAGTCGTTCATCGTGACGCCTGCGCTGGAGATCAGCAACGCCTGGCGCGCCGCGGCCATTCCGGCGGGCATCGGCATCATGCTGGTGATGGCGCTGCTGCGGCTGGTGCGTGTGTGCACCGGTCGGCAAATTGCCGTCGCGGTGCTCGGCATGGCCGCGCTGGTGGGCGCCTTCTGGCTCGCCGCGCCGCTGTTCGCGACGCTGGGCAAGTTCAACCTCGTGATCTTCTTCGTGGTCGTGGTGGCTGCCACCGTGCTCTCGGGTGTGCCCATCGCGTTCTCGTTCGCGCTCGCCACCTTCGGCTACCTCGCGCTCACCACGCGCACGCCGCTGCTGGTGATGGTGGGACGGTTGGACGAAGGCATGTCGCACCTGATCCTGCTCGCGGTGCCGCTCTTCATCTTCCTGGGCGCGCTGATCGAGATGACGGGCATGGCGCGCGCCATGATCCAGTTCCTTGCGAGCCTGCTGGGCCATGTGCGCGGCGGCCTCTCTTACGTGCTGATCGGCGCGATGTACCTGGTGTCTGGCATCTCGGGCTCCAAGATCGCCGACATGGCGGCCATCGCGCCGGTGCTCTTCCCCGAAATGGTCAAGCGCGGCGCCAAGCCCGGCGACCTGGTGGCACTGCTCTCGGCCACGGGCGCGCAGACCGAGACCATTCCGCCGTCGATCGTGCTCATCACCATCGGCTCGGTCACCGGCATCTCGATTGCCGCGCTGTTCACGGGCGGGCTGCTGCCGGCCGTGGTGCTGGGCGCGGCGCTGTGCGTGGTGGTGTGGTGGCGCTATCGCCGCGAAGACCTGAGCGGCGTGCAGCGCTACAGCAAGCGCGAGATCGGCAAGCTGCTGATGGTCGCGCTGCCCGCGGTGCTGCTGCCCTTCGTGATCCGCGCCGCCGTGGTCGAGGGCGTGGCCACGGCCACCGAGGTGTCGACCATCGGCATCGTGTATTCGGCGCTGGTCGGGCTCTTCGTGTATCGGCAGTTCGACTGGAAGCGCCTCAAGCCGATGCTGATCGACACCGCCTCGCTCTCGGGCGCGATCATCTTCATCGTGGGCTGCGCCACCGCCATGGCCTGGGGCCTCACGCAGTCGGGCTTCTCGCAGGACCTGGCCCGCATCATGGGCGCGCTGCCGGGCGGCGCCTATGGCTTCCTGGCCGTGTCGATCGTCGCGTTCATCGTGCTGGGCAGCGTGCTCGAGGGCATTCCGGCCATCGTGCTGTTCGGCCCGCTCCTCTTTCCCATCGCCAAGGCCGCGGGCGTGCACGAGGTGCACTACGCCATGGTCGTGATCTTCTCGATGGGCATCGGCCTCTTCGCACCGCCCTTCGGCGTCGGCTACTACGGCGCCTGCGCCGTGAGCAAGGTCAACCCCGACGAGGGCATCAAGCACATCTGGGGCTACATCGCCGCGATGCTGGTGGGCCTCGTGATCGTGGCCGCCTTCCCGTGGTTCTCGACCGGCTTCCTGAAATTCTGA
- a CDS encoding VOC family protein: protein MSRFLGEIRQLGYVVHDIEAAMDYWSTKLGVGPWFYNPKVPIKNYRYNGEAHEPHNSVALANSGYVQVELIQTRNDVPSMYRDFLQAGRTGLQHVAYWTADYDADLARLTAQGFKPVMSGEVGERGRFIYFDTEYHPGTVIELSEVAGPKGKMFDLIRSASEGWDGSEPVRPFPDLSKL from the coding sequence ATGAGTCGATTCCTCGGCGAGATCCGCCAGCTGGGCTATGTCGTGCACGACATCGAAGCCGCCATGGACTACTGGAGCACCAAGCTGGGCGTGGGCCCGTGGTTCTACAACCCGAAGGTGCCCATCAAGAACTACCGCTACAACGGCGAAGCGCACGAGCCGCACAACTCGGTGGCGCTGGCCAACTCGGGCTATGTGCAGGTCGAGCTGATCCAGACGCGCAACGACGTGCCTTCGATGTACCGCGACTTCCTGCAAGCCGGCCGCACCGGCCTGCAGCACGTCGCCTACTGGACGGCCGACTACGACGCCGATCTCGCACGCCTCACCGCGCAGGGCTTCAAGCCCGTGATGAGCGGCGAGGTGGGCGAGCGCGGCCGCTTCATCTACTTCGACACCGAGTACCACCCGGGTACGGTGATCGAGCTGTCCGAAGTGGCGGGGCCGAAGGGCAAGATGTTCGACCTGATCCGCAGCGCCTCCGAGGGCTGGGACGGCAGCGAGCCCGTGCGCCCCTTCCCCGACCTGAGCAAGCTGTGA
- a CDS encoding ribulose-bisphosphate carboxylase large subunit family protein — MAAERIRARYLIETPVDPAAVAEVMAGEQSCGTFTRVEGETDALRERARATVEAITELAPAEAPSLPNALLERKGTRGPWRRAHVDISFPVANISANLPTLAATVSGNLYDLGEVTGLRLESLHVPAAYRAQFEMPRVGIAGTRRATGVASGALVGTIIKPNVGLSAAETAALVARLCAAGVDFIKDDEVCADPAHAPLAERVPAVMAVVRAHQERTGKHVMVAFNITDETDAMKRHADLVEREGGSCVMASLNWCGHSGIQTLRRHTGLALHGHRNGYGALSRHPLLGISFQAYQTLWRLAGVDHMHVHGLQGKFSQPDSEVIESARDCFTPLTNAADDRVMPAFSSGQWAGTVPATWAAIGSDDLLFMAGGGILAHPDGAEAGVTSIRQAWSAARAGTTLQDAAKSAPELARALAFFGKP; from the coding sequence ATGGCGGCCGAACGCATCCGCGCGCGCTACCTGATCGAGACGCCGGTGGACCCGGCGGCCGTGGCCGAGGTGATGGCCGGCGAGCAGTCGTGCGGCACCTTCACGCGCGTGGAGGGCGAGACCGATGCGCTGCGTGAACGTGCGCGTGCGACGGTCGAGGCGATCACCGAGCTCGCGCCGGCCGAGGCGCCGAGCCTGCCGAACGCGCTGCTCGAACGCAAGGGAACGCGCGGTCCGTGGCGGCGCGCGCATGTCGACATCTCGTTCCCCGTGGCGAACATCAGCGCCAACCTGCCGACGCTCGCCGCGACGGTGTCGGGCAACCTGTACGACCTCGGCGAAGTGACGGGCCTGCGGCTCGAATCGCTGCACGTACCGGCCGCCTACCGCGCGCAGTTCGAGATGCCGCGCGTCGGCATCGCGGGCACGCGGCGCGCCACCGGCGTGGCAAGCGGTGCGCTGGTCGGCACGATCATCAAGCCGAACGTGGGCCTCTCGGCGGCGGAGACCGCCGCGCTGGTCGCAAGGCTCTGCGCCGCGGGCGTGGATTTCATCAAGGACGACGAGGTCTGCGCCGATCCCGCGCATGCCCCGCTGGCAGAACGTGTTCCGGCCGTGATGGCGGTCGTGCGCGCCCACCAGGAGCGCACCGGCAAGCATGTGATGGTGGCCTTCAACATCACCGACGAAACGGATGCGATGAAGCGGCATGCCGATCTCGTCGAGCGCGAAGGTGGCTCCTGCGTGATGGCCAGCCTCAACTGGTGCGGGCACTCGGGCATCCAGACGCTGCGGCGCCACACGGGCCTGGCGCTGCACGGCCACCGCAATGGGTACGGCGCGCTGTCGCGACATCCACTGCTGGGCATTTCGTTCCAGGCGTACCAGACACTCTGGCGCCTCGCAGGCGTGGACCACATGCACGTGCACGGCCTGCAGGGCAAGTTCTCGCAGCCCGACAGCGAAGTCATCGAGTCGGCGCGCGACTGCTTCACGCCGCTGACCAATGCCGCGGACGACCGGGTGATGCCCGCCTTCTCCTCGGGCCAGTGGGCCGGCACGGTGCCCGCCACCTGGGCCGCCATCGGCAGCGACGACCTGCTCTTCATGGCTGGCGGCGGCATCCTCGCGCACCCGGACGGCGCGGAAGCCGGCGTGACCAGCATCCGCCAGGCCTGGTCGGCCGCGCGCGCGGGCACGACGCTGCAGGATGCGGCGAAGAGCGCGCCCGAACTCGCACGCGCCCTCGCCTTCTTCGGCAAGCCGTGA
- a CDS encoding four-carbon acid sugar kinase family protein, protein MTPANPAPAVVYYGDDFTGATDTLGTAARAGLRALLFLETPDAARLERAGPLDVLGIAGAARAMSPEAMQAELAPVAALFHSLGARVLHYKTCSTFDSAPHIGSIGAAVRVLRGAVEQPWTAIVGGQPNLGRYCLFGNLFAAAGAGGEVFRIDRHPTMSRHPVTPMHEADLRLHLAGQGLADVRSIPFTVTSNGADALGHALQRTLHLSATPPEAVLFDVADAAQLAVIGEVLWAHARRETLLAVGPSSVVDALATALGSRADAQTTPRVVTRATGPVLVLAGSLSPVTARQVAASPSFDIVWLDAPKLARQDAPALERHALDIAQALARGHNVLACTRPPEQASPSPDVDAQALARAGGELLVRVLAQTPLRRVGVAGGDTSSHGVQALDAWGLSYVADMGAGASLCRVHSDDARLDGMEIMLKGGQMGTDDVFERLVHGAG, encoded by the coding sequence GTGACGCCAGCGAACCCGGCCCCGGCCGTCGTCTACTACGGCGACGATTTCACCGGCGCGACCGACACGCTCGGCACTGCGGCCCGCGCAGGGCTTCGGGCCCTGCTGTTCCTGGAGACGCCCGATGCCGCGCGCCTCGAACGCGCCGGTCCGCTCGACGTGCTGGGCATCGCGGGCGCGGCGCGGGCCATGTCGCCCGAAGCGATGCAGGCCGAACTCGCGCCCGTCGCCGCGCTGTTCCACTCGCTCGGCGCGCGCGTGCTGCACTACAAGACCTGCTCGACCTTCGACAGCGCGCCGCACATCGGCTCCATTGGCGCCGCCGTGCGTGTATTGCGTGGTGCGGTCGAGCAGCCGTGGACGGCGATCGTGGGCGGGCAACCGAACCTCGGTCGGTATTGCCTCTTCGGCAACCTGTTCGCGGCGGCGGGCGCGGGCGGCGAGGTGTTCCGCATCGACCGCCATCCGACGATGAGCCGGCACCCGGTGACGCCGATGCACGAAGCCGACCTGCGGCTGCACTTGGCGGGGCAAGGCCTGGCCGATGTGCGCTCCATTCCTTTCACGGTCACATCGAACGGCGCCGACGCGCTTGGCCATGCGTTGCAGCGCACGTTGCACCTGTCCGCCACACCGCCCGAGGCCGTGCTGTTCGACGTGGCCGATGCGGCGCAATTGGCAGTCATCGGCGAGGTGCTGTGGGCACACGCCCGACGCGAGACATTGCTGGCAGTGGGTCCGAGCAGCGTGGTCGATGCGCTGGCCACTGCACTCGGCTCGCGCGCCGATGCACAAACGACACCCCGGGTCGTGACACGGGCGACCGGCCCTGTGCTCGTGCTTGCCGGAAGCCTCTCGCCCGTCACGGCGCGGCAAGTGGCGGCATCACCTTCATTCGACATCGTCTGGCTCGACGCGCCGAAACTCGCCCGGCAGGACGCGCCCGCGCTGGAGCGCCATGCCCTGGACATCGCACAGGCGCTCGCTCGAGGCCACAACGTCCTCGCCTGCACCCGCCCGCCCGAACAGGCATCGCCCTCGCCGGACGTCGACGCCCAGGCACTCGCGCGCGCCGGCGGCGAATTGCTGGTCCGCGTTCTGGCACAAACGCCGCTGCGCCGCGTAGGCGTGGCCGGTGGCGACACCTCGAGCCATGGCGTACAGGCGCTGGATGCATGGGGCCTCTCCTACGTGGCCGACATGGGCGCCGGCGCCTCGCTGTGCCGCGTGCACAGCGACGACGCGCGGCTCGACGGCATGGAGATCATGCTCAAGGGCGGCCAGATGGGCACCGACGACGTGTTCGAGCGCCTGGTGCACGGCGCGGGCTGA
- a CDS encoding hemerythrin domain-containing protein encodes MPTTKRAQPDACSLLDTDHKNVKKMFSAYEELMESKAASATDKKRELANQICMELTVHAQIEEEIFYPAVREAIKETDLLDEAEVEHATAKDLIAQLQDATDIDEMFDAKVKVLGEYIDHHVKEERNEMFPKARATKLDLVAMREQLAARKEELMAELMGEPA; translated from the coding sequence ATGCCCACCACCAAGCGCGCACAGCCCGATGCCTGCAGCCTGCTCGATACCGACCACAAGAACGTCAAGAAGATGTTCTCCGCGTATGAAGAACTCATGGAGTCCAAGGCCGCCAGCGCCACCGACAAGAAGCGCGAGCTGGCCAACCAGATCTGCATGGAACTGACCGTGCATGCGCAGATCGAGGAAGAGATCTTCTACCCCGCCGTGCGCGAGGCCATCAAGGAAACCGACCTGCTCGACGAAGCCGAGGTGGAGCACGCCACCGCCAAGGACCTGATCGCTCAGCTCCAGGACGCCACCGACATCGACGAGATGTTCGACGCCAAGGTGAAGGTGCTCGGCGAATACATCGACCACCACGTCAAGGAAGAGCGCAATGAGATGTTCCCCAAGGCGCGCGCCACCAAGCTGGACCTGGTCGCGATGCGCGAACAGCTCGCGGCGCGCAAGGAAGAGCTGATGGCGGAGCTCATGGGCGAACCGGCCTGA
- a CDS encoding pyridoxamine 5'-phosphate oxidase family protein gives MTATTGNTSKLWELIKDTRFGMLTHRHADGQLHSHPLTTQNQDVDENATLYFFVPKDGEIARHVATDPTVNVSYANTDDDSYVSVSGHAALLEDPAKKEALFNKMAKAWFPEGPTDTNLGLLAVSVLRAEYWDVGDSKMVQLFKMAKAVVTGNTPELGEHKKVAVS, from the coding sequence ATGACCGCCACCACTGGAAACACCAGCAAGCTCTGGGAGCTCATCAAGGACACCCGCTTCGGCATGCTCACGCACCGCCATGCCGACGGCCAGTTGCACAGCCACCCGCTGACCACGCAGAACCAGGACGTCGATGAAAACGCGACGCTCTACTTCTTCGTGCCCAAGGACGGAGAGATCGCACGGCACGTCGCGACCGATCCGACCGTGAACGTCTCCTACGCGAACACCGACGACGACAGTTATGTCTCCGTCTCGGGCCATGCGGCGCTGCTCGAAGACCCCGCCAAGAAGGAAGCCCTCTTCAACAAGATGGCCAAGGCCTGGTTCCCCGAAGGCCCGACCGACACCAACCTGGGCCTTCTGGCCGTGAGCGTGCTGCGTGCCGAATACTGGGACGTGGGCGACAGCAAGATGGTGCAGCTGTTCAAGATGGCCAAGGCCGTCGTCACAGGCAACACACCCGAACTGGGTGAGCACAAGAAGGTCGCCGTTTCCTGA